Proteins encoded within one genomic window of Eleutherodactylus coqui strain aEleCoq1 chromosome 1, aEleCoq1.hap1, whole genome shotgun sequence:
- the LOC136606113 gene encoding olfactory receptor 5AP2-like, with amino-acid sequence MNALNDTKPSYFVLSGLTDDPKLQILLFALFLLFYIVTLLANVGIMVAIRGDPRLHTPMYFFINNLSFLDLCYSIIITPKTLATFLSFSKTISFVECLIQMYLFGASVTLECFLLGIMAYDRYMAICNPLLYRIVMRKRFCQQLVGLAYLASYLNASIHTSCTFRLPFCRSNIIDHFYCDVPPLLKLSCIDTTVNELVMFIFGGLAEISSLTTIMVSYSYIISTILNINSQQGKKKAFSTCTSHLMTVGIFYSTIVFMYLRPSSSYAMSQDKIASVFYTVVTPMLNPLIYGLRNKEVSRAFMKVRQKCRLILLLV; translated from the coding sequence TCTCCTTTTTgccttatttttactattttacattgtcactttgctggctaatgtTGGTATCATGGTAGCCATCAGAGGAGACCCTCGTCTTCATACTCCAATGTACTTTTTCATAAATAACCTTTCTTTTTTAGACCTTTGTTACTCTATTATCATAACACCGAAGACCTTAGCTACTTTCCTTTCATTTTCAAAGACAATTTCCTTTGTTGAATGTCTAATTCAAATGTATCTGTTTGGTGCTTCAGTTACTCTTGAGTGTTTCTTGCTAGGAATTATGGCTTATGATCGCTACATGGCAATCTGCAACCCCCTGTTGTATAGGATAGTAATGAGGAAGAGGTTTTGCCAACAGCTCGTGGGCCTTGCTTACCTTGCGAGTTATCTTAATGCATCAATTCATACATCATGCACTTTCCGATTGCCATTTTGTAGAAGCAACATAATAGACCACTTCTACTGTGACGTCCCACCACTTTTAAAGCTTTCTTGTATCGATACTACAGTAAATGAGCTTGTGATGTTCATTTTTGGAGGTCTTGCCGAAATCAGCTCACTGACAACTATTATGGTGTCCTATAGCTATATTATATCAACTATATTAAACATTAATTCCCAACAAGGCAAGAAGAAAGCATTTTCTACCTGTACATCCCACCTAATGACAGTTGGCATATTCTACAGTACCATTGTCTTCATGTATCTAAGGCCATCTTCTAGCTATGCTATGAGCCAAGACAAAATTGCTTCTGTATTCTATACTGTTGTTACCCCCATGCTTAACCCATTAATTTATGGCTTAAGAAATAAGGAAGTCTCAAGAGCATTCATGAAAGTCAGACAGAAATGTAGACTAATTTTGTTGTTAGTATAG